In Halobacteriovoraceae bacterium, one DNA window encodes the following:
- the traL gene encoding type IV conjugative transfer system protein TraL, which yields MDNNESFYIPRNLDAPPLFFIWEADTALLYLTIIILSLAMNMFVMGLLLAIVVGRGYSKLKEQEGNGLFIKMIYWFTPSKIISKNYLPSHIREYIGG from the coding sequence ATGGATAATAATGAAAGTTTTTACATTCCAAGAAACTTAGATGCCCCTCCTCTCTTTTTTATATGGGAGGCCGACACTGCATTACTTTATTTAACAATTATTATTCTTTCTCTCGCGATGAATATGTTTGTTATGGGACTACTACTAGCAATTGTCGTTGGTCGGGGTTACTCAAAACTAAAAGAACAAGAAGGAAATGGTTTATTTATCAAAATGATTTATTGGTTCACACCGTCGAAAATTATTTCAAAAAATTACCTTCCTTCTCATATCAGGGAGTATATAGGTGGATAG
- a CDS encoding conjugal transfer protein TraB gives MIYFTLIALILIPEIASASTTGTEFKEFHDFIYNAATGYLGRGIALTGGLIGLGYGAMAGKFITGLVGIGSAIVAVMGPKIIDSFFKSALI, from the coding sequence ATGATTTATTTTACACTTATCGCACTAATTCTTATCCCTGAAATCGCTTCGGCGTCCACTACAGGTACGGAGTTTAAAGAGTTTCATGACTTCATTTACAACGCTGCAACTGGTTACCTTGGGCGCGGTATTGCCTTAACTGGTGGCCTCATTGGTCTTGGATATGGCGCCATGGCCGGAAAATTCATCACTGGCCTCGTTGGAATTGGGTCGGCAATTGTAGCTGTTATGGGACCAAAAATTATCGACTCCTTTTTTAAAAGTGCACTTATCTAA
- a CDS encoding OmpA family protein, with translation MVSFKDLVPTKKTNKKSTKLFVGKTNFSFGSTKVSVEDISNIESLKNQLKEGQIILKGFTDNIGPLHINAYIARKRAESVKTILVSLGVDSERISILSSPLSDYQNDNLNNNQRQQNRRVEIYVKTNRRIIL, from the coding sequence ATGGTTTCTTTTAAAGACTTAGTTCCTACGAAGAAAACAAATAAAAAATCAACCAAGTTGTTCGTTGGTAAAACAAATTTCTCGTTTGGATCAACCAAGGTGTCAGTTGAAGATATTTCCAATATTGAGTCTCTTAAAAATCAATTAAAAGAGGGCCAAATCATATTGAAAGGATTTACTGATAACATTGGCCCTCTACATATTAACGCATATATCGCAAGAAAAAGGGCCGAGTCAGTCAAAACCATTCTCGTAAGTTTAGGTGTTGATAGTGAAAGAATATCTATTCTTTCAAGTCCACTATCTGATTATCAAAACGACAACCTCAATAACAATCAAAGACAACAAAATAGACGTGTTGAAATTTACGTCAAAACAAATAGGAGGATCATATTATGA
- a CDS encoding lytic transglycosylase domain-containing protein, translating to MTKRGIISYSLLLNVSLSALAGGENCIVSIAKKNNIDPVLILSIARKESNFNPKAKNHNNNGTYDLGLMQINSSWRDKLKKKGISFNDLYDVCTNVKTAVWILKNNFKDYGKNWHSIGVYHAGTRKGRTFSKIRQMYAYDIFNNWSYLRMRPDKQKKIYEKLLYSTN from the coding sequence ATGACAAAAAGAGGGATAATTTCATATTCATTGTTACTAAATGTAAGTCTATCAGCATTGGCAGGCGGTGAGAATTGCATAGTTTCCATTGCAAAGAAGAATAATATTGATCCAGTACTTATTCTCTCAATTGCAAGAAAAGAAAGTAATTTCAACCCAAAAGCAAAGAATCACAACAATAACGGTACATATGACCTGGGTCTAATGCAGATCAATTCATCATGGAGAGACAAATTAAAGAAAAAGGGAATCTCTTTTAATGATTTATATGACGTTTGCACAAACGTAAAGACGGCGGTCTGGATTCTTAAAAACAATTTTAAAGATTATGGAAAAAATTGGCACTCAATTGGAGTTTATCATGCCGGAACTAGAAAAGGTCGTACATTTTCTAAAATTCGCCAAATGTACGCTTACGACATTTTTAATAATTGGTCTTATCTCAGGATGCGCCCAGATAAACAAAAGAAAATCTATGAAAAGCTATTATACAGCACAAACTAA
- a CDS encoding type-F conjugative transfer system secretin TraK has product MNKAIPLSLLLVSFCAFGTQNFKVEDGSTIKVDISPQYLTRIMIKNGRISNVWGMDNSVTIKPDRKNGEIFIKPKSLIRKPFSFFVKDSLNNTYTLQASVSDHADQTIELVPKYNTSISEDSKFKSVPFVKRVKDIIRLMATNSTSDNCSVENIDKEVDLWEEVSFTHKKRYLSGKLTGNIFLLKNSTEKDLTLNENEFLNLKSNVKAVAIENHTLKKGEQTNVYIVTY; this is encoded by the coding sequence ATGAATAAGGCAATTCCATTATCTCTTTTATTGGTTTCCTTCTGCGCATTTGGCACACAAAACTTTAAAGTAGAAGATGGTTCAACCATTAAAGTAGATATTTCACCTCAATATCTTACAAGAATAATGATTAAGAATGGACGTATCTCTAATGTTTGGGGAATGGATAATTCTGTCACGATCAAACCAGACAGGAAAAACGGTGAAATCTTCATCAAACCTAAAAGCTTAATCAGAAAACCCTTTAGTTTTTTTGTCAAAGATAGCTTAAATAATACATATACCTTACAGGCAAGCGTTTCAGATCATGCTGATCAAACAATTGAGCTTGTTCCAAAGTATAATACGTCAATTTCTGAAGATTCTAAGTTTAAATCTGTTCCGTTTGTAAAAAGAGTTAAAGACATTATCCGTCTCATGGCCACAAATTCAACATCTGACAATTGTTCCGTTGAAAACATCGATAAAGAGGTCGATTTGTGGGAGGAGGTCAGTTTCACTCATAAAAAACGTTATTTATCGGGAAAGCTTACTGGAAACATCTTCTTACTGAAAAATTCCACCGAAAAAGATCTGACTTTAAATGAAAACGAGTTTTTAAACCTAAAGAGCAATGTAAAGGCCGTGGCAATTGAAAATCACACTTTAAAAAAGGGTGAGCAAACCAATGTTTACATTGTGACATATTAA
- a CDS encoding response regulator, whose translation MSKNLNILFLDDNDIMRDTFCFLSEKLNYPFKIDVCECPTEAFAKVANFDYDCIVTDFKMPLLNGKQFLNAIYSLEKPLPGIIGYTSEKDPERAFGTHPLVKKVFSKGELKECLKFILLNFKPKTFRSEMFL comes from the coding sequence ATGAGTAAGAATTTAAACATTTTATTTTTGGACGACAACGACATCATGAGAGACACATTTTGCTTTCTTAGTGAAAAGTTAAATTACCCTTTCAAGATAGACGTTTGCGAATGCCCAACAGAGGCATTCGCAAAGGTTGCAAATTTTGACTATGATTGCATTGTAACTGACTTCAAAATGCCACTACTGAACGGAAAACAGTTTCTCAATGCCATTTATTCGCTTGAAAAGCCTTTACCTGGAATCATCGGTTATACCTCTGAAAAAGACCCAGAAAGAGCTTTTGGCACTCATCCTTTAGTAAAGAAAGTTTTCAGCAAAGGTGAGTTAAAAGAATGTCTTAAATTCATTCTTCTGAATTTCAAGCCAAAAACATTCAGAAGCGAGATGTTTTTATGA
- a CDS encoding TraV family lipoprotein — MICNICKSLIPKENDGCCPDCLAPIANKKRIKTICLIFTAIFLQSCATTYKCGEFPEGKCQKVSDVYRNSLNDHSDSDDNFSNLDSSKNISMSEDQLKDGHPILSRPRVLRVLFNKWMDKDGDLNLGGYMFLKIEDSKWQIQ; from the coding sequence ATGATCTGTAATATTTGCAAGTCACTTATACCAAAAGAAAATGATGGTTGCTGTCCAGATTGCCTAGCACCTATTGCTAATAAAAAACGTATCAAAACCATTTGCCTGATTTTTACGGCCATTTTCCTTCAATCCTGTGCCACAACCTATAAATGTGGTGAATTCCCTGAAGGAAAATGCCAAAAGGTTTCCGATGTCTATAGAAACTCTCTCAATGATCACTCTGATTCAGATGATAATTTTTCAAACCTAGATTCAAGCAAAAATATATCAATGAGTGAAGATCAATTAAAAGACGGCCATCCTATTTTATCCAGGCCTAGAGTTTTACGCGTTCTTTTTAATAAGTGGATGGATAAAGATGGAGACTTAAATCTTGGTGGTTACATGTTTTTAAAAATTGAGGATTCAAAATGGCAAATTCAGTAA